From a region of the Balaenoptera ricei isolate mBalRic1 chromosome 11, mBalRic1.hap2, whole genome shotgun sequence genome:
- the CUL7 gene encoding cullin-7 — MVGELRYREFRVPLGPGLHAYPDELIRQRVGHDGHPEYQIRWLILRRGDDGEGSSNQVDCKAEHILLWMSNDEIYANCHKMLGEDGQVIGPSQETAGEAGALDKSVLGEMETDVKSLIQRALRQLEECEGTIPPAPLLHTVHVLSAYASIEPLTGVFKDPRVLDLLMHMLSSPDYQIRWSAGRMIQALASHDAGTRTQILLSLSQQEAIEKHLDFDSRCALLALFAQATLSEHPMSFEGIQLPQVPGRLLFSLVKRYLHVASLLDQLNDSAVEPGAQSSTPEELSGERGRLELEFSMAMGTLISELVQAMRWDWASSRQGPSARPSCSIFQPQLADAGPGHPPAQALPSLRRSRRFRPRSEFASGNTYALYVRDALQPGMRVRMLDDYEEISAGDEGEFRQSNNGVPPVQVLWESTGRTYWVHWHMLEILGFEEDIEDVVEADEYQGAAVSGAVGVALPSWRWKPMAELYTVPYVLPEDEDAEESEHLSQAEWWELLFFIKKLDGPDHQEVLQILQENLDGEILDDEILAELAVPMELAQDLLLALPQRLDDSTLRDLLNCRVYRKYGPEALAGQLAYPSLLEAQAQPQESADAATVEAKEAPTQWPNTPLQRLVEGYGLAGKIFLDLERALSSEGPRESEVKPLLLQLQRQPQPFLTLMRSLDTPVANKALHLAVLRILMRLVDFPEALLLPWHEAMDACMACLRSPDTDREVLQELILFLHHLASVSRDYAVVLNQLGARDAISKALEKHLGKLELAQELRDMVFKCEKHAHLYRKLTTNILGGCIQMVLGQIEDHRRTHRPINIPFFDVFLRYLCQGSSVEVKEDKCWEKVEVSSNPHRASKLTDRNPKTYWESSGSAGSHYITLHMHQGVLVRQLALLVAGEDSSYMPARVVVFGGDSATSLNTELNSVNVMPSASRVVLLENLNRFWPVIQIRIKRCQQGGIDTRIRGLEVLGPKPTFWPVFREQLCRHTRLFYMVRAQAWSQDIAEDRRSLLSLSSRLNGALRQEQNFADRFLPDSEAARALGKTCWEALVSPLVQNITSPDEDGVSPLGWLLDQYLECREAAHNPQSRAAAFSSRVRRLTHLLVHVEPCEAAPPVVAAPRPKGRNRSHDWSSLATRGLPSSIMRNLTRCWRAVVEEQVNSFLTSHWRDDDFVPRYCEHFSNLQKSSSELFGPRAAFLLALQNGCASALLKLPFLRAAHVSEQFARHIDQRVQGSRIGGARGMEMLAQLQRCLETVLIFSGLEIATTFEHYYQHYMADRLLSVGSSWLEGAVLEQIGPCFPNRLPQQMLRSLSTSEELQRQFHVYQLQRLDQELLKLEDTEKKIQVSHEASGRGHERGTGEEAELEAGAASAAGGAGEEAAEEEDENEDLYYEGAMPEVSVLVLSPRCWPTASICHTLNPRTCLPAYLRGTLNRYSNFYNKSQSYPALEQAPQRRLQWTWLGRAELQFGDQTLHVSTVQMWLLLHLNELKAVSVESLLALSGLSPDVLNQAFGPLTSSRGPLDLHETKDAPGGVLKIRDGSEEPRPRRGNVWLIPAQTYLKAEDEEGRNLEKRRNLLNCLIVRILKAHGDEGLHIDQLVCRVLEAWQKGPCPPRGLVSSLGRGSTCSSADVLSCVLHLLGKGTVRRQDDRPQMLSYAVPVTVMEPHTESLNPGSSGPNPPLTFHTLQIRSRGVPYASCTSTQSFSTFR, encoded by the exons ATGGTGGGGGAGCTCCGCTACAGGGAATTCAGGGTGCCCCTGGGGCCCGGCTTGCACGCCTATCCTGATGAGCTGATACGCCAGCGAGTGGGCCACGATGGGCATCCTGAGTACCAGATCCGCTGGCTCATCCTCCGGCGTGGGGATGACGGGGAAGGCAGTTCTAACCAAGTGGACTGCAAGGCTGAGCACATCCTGCTGTGGATGTCCAATGACGAGATCTATGCCAACTGCCACAAGATGCTGGGCGAAGATGGCCAGGTCATCGGGCCCTCCCAGGAGACAGCAGGGGAGGCTGGAGCCCTGGACAAATCTGTGCTGGGGGAGATGGAAACCGATGTGAAGTCTCTGATTCAGAGGGCCCTTCGGCAGCTGGAGGAATGTGAGGGCACCATCCCTCCCGCCCCTCTGCTTCACACTGTCCATGTGCTCAGCGCCTACGCAAGCATTGAGCCCCTCACGGGGGTCTTCAAAGACCCAAGGGTCCTGGACTTGCTTATGCACATGCTCAGTAGTCCCGATTATCAAATTCGCTGGAGCGCAGGCCGGATGATACAAGCCCTGGCTTCCCATGATGCTG GGACCCGGACCCAGATCCTTCTGTCACTGAGCCAGCAGGAGGCCATTGAGAAACACCTGGATTTTGACAGCCGCTGTGCTCTGCTGGCACTGTTTGCACAGGCCACGCTCTCTGAACATCCCATGTCTTTCGAGGGCATTCAGCTGCCACAG GTCCCAGGAAGGCTGCTCTTCTCCCTGGTGAAGCGCTATTTGCACGTCGCCTCCCTCCTGGATCAGTTGAATGACAGTGCTGTGGAACCAGGAGCCCAGAGCTCCACTCCCGAGGAGTTGAGTGGGGAGAGGGGTCGGCTGGAGCTGGAGTTCAGCATGGCCATGGGCACCCTGATCTCGGAGCTGGTACAGGCCATGCGCTGGGACTGGGCCTCGAGCAGACAGGGGCCCTCGGCACGGCCCTCCTGTTCCATCTTCCAGCCCCAGCTGGCAGATGCAGGCCCAGGGCACCCACccgcccaggccctgccctcccttAGGAGGTCAAGGCGGTTTCGCCCTCGCTCTGAGTTCGCAAGTGGCAATACCTACGCCTTGTACGTGCGGGACGCACTGCAGCCGGGGATGCGAGTGCGGATGCTGGACGATTACGAGGAGATCAGTGCCGGGGACGAGGGCGAGTTCCGGCAGAGCAACAATGGCGTGCCCCCTGTGCAG GTGTTGTGGGAGTCGACAGGCCGCACCTATTGGGTACACTGGCACATGTTGGAGATTCTGGGCTTTGAAGAAGACATCGAGGATGTGGTTGAGGCTGATGAGTACCAGGGGGCAGCGGTCAGTGGAGCTGTGGGTGTAG ccctgccctcctggcGGTGGAAGCCCATGGCAGAGCTCTACACCGTGCCCTACGTGCTGCCTGAGGATGAGGACGCTGAGGAGAGTGAACACCTGAGCCAGGCCGAGTGGTGGGAGCTCCTCTTCTTCATCAAGAAGCTGGATGGACCTGACCATCAGGAGGTTCTCCAGATCCTCCAGGAGAACCTGGATGGGGAG ATTCTGGATGACGAGATCCTGGCTGAGCTGGCCGTGCCCATGGAGTTGGCCCAGGACCTGCTGCTGGCTCTGCCACAGCGACTCGATGACAGCACTCTCAGGGACCTGCTCAACTGCCGTGTCTACAGGAAATACGGGCCCGAGGCCCTGGCAGGGCAGCTGGCCTACCCATCCCTGCTGGAAGCCCAGGCCCAGCCTCAGGAATCAGCAGACGCAGCCACAGTGGAAG CAAAAGAAGCCCCGACTCAGTGGCCCAACACTCCCCTGCAGCGTCTGGTGGAGGGTTACGGTCTGGCTGGGAAAATCTTCCTGGATCTGGAGCGAGCCCTCAGCTCAGAGGGGCCCCGGGAAAGCGAGGTCAAGCCACTCCTGCTGCAACTGCAGCGGCAGCCCCAGCCCTTCCTCACGCTGATGCGGAGCCTCGATACTCCCGTGGCCAACAAGGCCCTGCACCTGGCCGTTCTGAG AATCCTGATGCGGCTGGTGGACTTTCCCGAGGCATTGCTGCTCCCCTGGCATGAGGCCATGGACGCCTGCATGGCCTGCCTGCGGTCCCCAGACACTGACCGAGAG gTGCTCCAGGAGCTGATCCTCTTTCTGCACCACCTGGCCTCGGTGAGCAGGGACTATGCCGTGGTGCTGAATCAGCTGGGAGCCCGAGATGCCATCTCCAAAGCCCTGGAAAAGCACCTGGGAAAGCTGGAGCTGGCTCAGGAGCTGCGGGACATGGTGTTCAAGTGTGAGAAGCATGCCCACCTCTACCGGAAACTCACCACCAACATCCTAGGAGGCTGTATCCAG ATGGTGCTGGGCCAGATCGAAGACCACAGACGAACGCACCGCCCCATCAACATCCCCTTCTTTGACGTGTTCCTCAGATACCTGTGCCAGG GCTCCAGCGTGGAGGTGAAGGAGGACAAGTGCTGGGAGAAGGTGGAGGTGTCCTCCAACCCGCACCGGGCCAGCAAACTGACAGACCGCAACCCCAAGACCTACTGGGAGTCCAGCGGCAGTGCCGGCTCCCACTACATCACCCTGCACATGCACCAGGGCGTCCTCGTCAG GCAGCTGGCTCTGCTGGTGGCTGGCGAAGACTCAAGCTACATGCCGGCCAGGGTGGTGGTGTTCGGGGGCGACAGCGCCACCTCCCTTAACACGGAACTCAACTCG GTGAACGTGATGCCCTCTGCCAGCCGGGTGGTCCTCCTGGAGAACCTGAACCGCTTCTGGCCAGTCATCCAGATCCGCATAAAGCGCTGCCAACAG GGCGGCATCGACACGCGCATTCGGGGATTAGAGGTCCTGGGCCCCAAACCCACGTTCTGGCCGGTGTTCCGGGAGCAGCTGTGTCGCCACACACGCCTCTTCTACATGGTCAGGGCGCAGGCTTGGAGCCAAGACATCGCGGAGGACCGCAGGAGCCTCCTGTCCCTGAGCTCTAg aCTCAACGGGGCTCTACGTCAGGAGCAGAATTTTGCCGATCGCTTCCTCCCAGACAGTGAAGCTGCCCGAGCCCTGGGCAAGACCTGCTGGGAGGCCCTGGTCAGCCCCCTGGTGCAGAACATCACCTCCCCCG ATGAGGATGGTGTCAGCCCGCTGGGCTGGTTGCTGGACCAGTACCTGGAGTGTCGGGAGGCTGCCCACAACCCGCAGAGCCGCGCAGCAGCTTTCTCCTCACGGGTGCGCCGCCTCACCCACCTGCTGGTGCACGTGGAGCCCTGCGAGGCAGCCCCTCCAGTGGTGGCCGCTCCTCGGCCCA AGGGCAGAAACAGAAGCCATGACTGGAGCTCCCTGGCCACCCGGGGGCTTCCCAGCAGCATCATGAGAAACCTGACCCGCTGCTGGCGGGCAGTGGTGGAGGAGCAG GTCAACAGTTTTCTGACCTCACACTGGCGGGATGATGACTTTGTGCCCCGCTACTGTGAACACTTTAGTAATCTGCAGAAGTCAAGCTCCGAGCTGTTTGGGCCACGGGCAGCCTTCTTGCTGGCGCTGCAGAACGGCTGTGCCAGTGCCCTGCTGAAGCTCCCTTTCCTCAGAGCTGCCCAC GTAAGCGAGCAGTTTGCACGGCACATCGACCAGCGGGTCCAGGGCAGCCGGATCGGTGGGGCCCGGGGGATGGAGATGCTGGCCCAACTGCAGCGATGCCTGGAAACCGTCCTGATCTTCTCTGGCCTGGAGATTGCCACCACTTTCGAGCATTACTACCA GCACTACATGGCGGACCGTCTCCTGAGCGTGGGCTCGAGCTGGCTGGAGGGGGCCGTGCTGGAGCAGATCGGCCCCTGCTTCCCCAACCGCCTCCCCCAGCAGATGTTGCGGAGCCTGAGCACCTCGGAGGAGCTGCAGCGCCAGTTCCACGTGTACCAGCTCCAGCGGCTTGATCAGGAACTCCTGAAGCTGgaggacacagagaagaaaatacag GTGAGCCACGAGGCCAGTGGCAGGGGGCACGAGAGAGGGACCGGAGAGGAAGCTGAGCTGGAAGCTGGGGCAGCATCGGCGGCCGGCGGGGCGGGAGAGGAGGCGGCTGAGGAGGAGGATGAGAACGAGGACCTTTACTATGAAGGGGCGATGCCAGAAGTGTCTGTGCTCGTCCTGTCACCACGCTGCTGGCCCACTGCCTCCATCTGCCACACGCTCAACCCCAGAacctgcctgcctgcctaccTGAGGGGCACCTTGAACCGATACTCCAACTTCTACAACAAGA GTCAGAGCTACCCTGCCCTAGAGCAGGCCCCACAGAGGCGACTGCAGTGGACATGGCTGGGCCGGGCTGAACTGCAGTTTGGGGACCAGACGCTGCATGTGTCCACCGTGCAGATGTGGCTGCTGCTGCATCTCAACGAGCTGAAG GCGGTCTCCGTGGAGAGTTTGCTGGCGCTCTCGGGGCTCTCTCCAGATGTGCTGAATCAGGCATTTGGGCCTCTTACCTCTTCAAGGGGCCCCCTGGACCTTCACGAGACAAAGGATGCCCCAGGAG GGGTGCTCAAGATTCGAGATGGTAGCGAGGAACCCAGGCCTCGGAGGGGCAACGTGTGGCTCATCCCAGCTCAGACATACCTGAAAGCTGAGGACGAAGAGGGCCGGAACTTGGAGAAGAGACGGAACCTTCTCAACTGCCTCATTGTCCGAATCCTCAAGGCCCACGGGGACGAGGGCCTGCACATTGACCAGCTTGTCTGCCGG GTGCTGGAGGCTTGGCAGAAGGGCCCATGTCCTCCCAGGGGCTTGGTCAGCAGCCTTGGCAGGGGGTCCACCTGCAGCAGTGCTGATGTCCTCTCCTGTGTCTTGCACCTCCTGGGCAAGGGCACAGTGAGACGCCAGGATGACCGGCCCCAGATGCTGTCCTATGCTGTCCCCGTGACTGTGATGGAGCCTCACACCGAGTCCCTGAACCCCGGCTCCTCAGGCCCAAACCCACCCCTCACCTTCCACACCCTGCAGATTCGCTCCCGGGGCGTGCCCTATGCCTCCTGCACAAGCACCCAGAGCTTCTCTACCTTCCGGTAG